A stretch of DNA from Equus caballus isolate H_3958 breed thoroughbred chromosome 13, TB-T2T, whole genome shotgun sequence:
ttttattcaaataaagagtttaaaatttgtttcaagaTCTAATAGTAAAAAAAGGATATACTATTGTTgcttattatatttaatttaataaatatagttTACAGAATACTTCATTTGTGGTTCTTCAAAAAAGTATGATAAATTTGGCAAATggtaatatatgaaatataaattaaataggGTAAGACATTATTAGAATACTCATGATGTTTGGGAATTCAAGGAACAACCAGGAAAGATACATGAACAGAAGACAGATGTTAGATAACTGGTGAATGAAATTAGAAGCCTgtgaaatttgtttttccttttttcagtctATGTGTTTAGTAGCCTCAGTGTCACCTACAGACTATGTATGATAAATCCTCCTAACTTGTAGCCCTAtacacttttttctctttactataCTAAAAGTcacattaaagtaaaaatatagttTAGATGTAAAAAAGTTTATCAATTCCTCATTGAAGGTCTGAGTCTTAATGAATTTTCAGtagaaaaatttacatttctgtcACAAATAGGGCTTATTTCTGGAGAACTAAACGCGAGTCCCCCTGGGGAATGAGGCAGAACTATGCTATTGGCTCTTTCCTTTTGAAGTGTTTGTTCCCATTTGAAATAACCAcagcattttctgttttcttggtaTTTCCCAATAGGGCAACAGTAGAAGACTTTTCCATGGTTTGGTCCATTATTAGAAACAACAAGTCTCTTACATCTTCGGCCACACTTGCATAAAGGAGGTGTCATCCTCCCACTCTTCCAAGGCTCTCGTAGGTTAACTGTAGAAGTTAAGACAGAGGGGAGAACCTTCTGGGAAGACCTTCTCCCTGGGGAGCCAAGAGATGATGTGGGCTTTTCTTCATGACTAGTGAAGGTCTGGTTtttggctggtgggaaagctgagGGAACGGATGGACTCCTTTCAGTACCACCTAAAAGAAGAGGACGTTTCCCCAAAACTGAAGGATGAGACATACTGGCATTAACGCTGTTGAAGCTACTTGATTTGCATTCAGGTAATTTAAAGTCAGAAACATCTGAACCTGGATTTTTGGGTTCTTTTACATCATAAATAGTAGTGTGTGGACTCTTATACACAATAGACTGAGAGGTTTCAGATTTTTGACAAGTTTCTTCTGTGCCTCCCAAGTTTTCATGACTCAGCATTTCAGACTCTTTTAAAACCATTAATCTTTCTCCAGAATTAAATGAAGTATCTAAGTTTGAGTCACTAATGGCAGGCATAAAATCTACACTTTGCTCAGGCTGAGAAGCTGGCAGTAAAGCTATATCCTCCCAATCAGCCAACATAGGTAAACAGTCAAGAGCAGAACTCATTTCTGTATCAGAAACATGATTAACAGATGAAAGGGTAGTTGAAACACGTACCAATTCTGAACCAATTGCTGAAGACTTAGATTTGGTATTAAATGCAAGAcgttcattttttatttgcttctgcATAGGTGTATCCAAACTGGGAGACTGCAACTGCCCCAGAGATGTGGAGGACTTAGTattgaaaagagagaaacagcTTTTGACATTGTGAAGATCCACTTTTATGTCGTTCTTTAGTTGTAACTGATCTTGCTGTACCTTTATAGGAGGATTCACACCAACTGatgtcattttaactttttcatgaggatttattgtatttttaggcTCGCTATCAAATATGCTGGGACCCTGAATGTTACTGTTGCAGGCCAATGTTTCTTCAACTTGATTTGTATTCAAATTTCTGGCCAAAATGTTGGGATTCTTCTTAGTGGGGACCTATGATTCCACAGACAAATCCAACAGCTTTAGAAACtgtgtatttgtaatttttttaatatatgttatatgatatgacaagaaaaatatcttcattAATTGATTTATGAATGATTGCACACATGACATCTACATATCAATGAGCCTATGATTACTTCTGGAGTTTGAGATGACAGAATAAAGAGGCAAGACACCACTAACCTTCTTCAagggccttgtaattttcatgaAGCAACCATCCCTGATCATTTTCCAAGCAAGAAGGGCAGTATTCCGAGAATCATCCAACCCTGAGGAAATAGATACCAAACATGAATTTAGTGGTACCAGTGTAAAGATATATAGCACAAAAACCTCCAAAACCAAAAACCGCCACTTAAATAGAAACTGGAATATACTGTTAGTTTTATGATCATCTATTAATTTTAATCATAGCAAATTGGTCTTGTGGAAAGCTGCAGCAGCCTTCCCAATGAAAGACAAGATCTCCCacatttacagaggaggaagtgaaCATTTCTTAGACAGTTCACAAAATGTGAGCAACATTCGGTAGGGATCACATTTCAAGAGTAATCTAATAGTCTTGTTTAGTTTTTTCACTAGTCCACTGTGTTATTTGGgcatttatttaatcttcatttgaTTTGGctaattcttttcattctttttagcaACTAGAAAGCCACTAGATGGCAGTCTTGTCTTTACAATACTTTATGAAAGTCCATTTGAAAGTCTTAGAAACAATTCGAATTGCATAGATCAGGAGTTTTTTTTTAGGCTGAAGGATATTCCTTATTCATGACATCATAAAAAAGTAAGATTCATTTGAAAGactttataaaactaaaataacttACATAATACAATGATTTTCAATTTATACTAACCAGAATGTTCTCGTCCCAAGAATTCTAGTCCCACTTCCTGCAGGGCACCACTTAGtccttttggttttctcttaTAGAAAATCTAATCAAATAAAAGAAGACATATCTAAAAAAAAAGGATTACTATTCGAAAGCCTTTGTATTAACCActtacttttcataatttttcattctATTAGATTTGGAATGTGGTTGtttttgttgtgttgtttttacatactttaagaaatatatttatgtgaacatttcaaaagaaaagactTTATTTGTAGAAACCCATACCCATGTGTGGGATAAAGTTTAGTCATTTttcaagagaaggaaagtgaACACGTCCCCATCTTTGACCCTTACCTTGTAAGTTACTCTGAGATCAATCCAAGAATTCAAGAACACAGGTTTTaacagttgttttcttttacaCTCATACTCCAGGCAAACCCCCAAGTCCCAGTCtgcataaaatatattaaaatagaacAAAGTCAATGATGCCAGCAGATTTTACTTATGCTATtgtcatttataaataaatgctaaaagatgatataaagtaaaatagtaagatttaaaataatagtatattATTATGCTATAATAATATAAAGTAGTAAGATTTAATTTCTCTGCTAATATCTAATAATTACTCACTTTACATAACTTTCTATTAAGCAATTAGGTTGGTAACAAAGTTTCAAAGTTTCTTAAATACCCAATAAAACACACTGAATATTTCAGAAAGAAGAGTAAGGTGTCAAATTACAAAGGCTATAGGGAGAAGGTTATTTGCTTTCGACAttctaagaaaatattaatgtaattaaACCAAATATCTTATAGCAGCCTGAAACCAAATATGACTATCAATGCTATGCTATCAATGGCACAGCATTGCTATCAATGACTATTAATGACAATGCTATATCATGGGCATATAAAAGATCTACTTAAATGGCTCATTTTTCCCTTGATATTTATATTAGTAGGTGTGAAAGTATAAAAGCAAAGGATGTGAGTTGAATGAGAACTCTTTTTATTCAAGGTTGGGAAAATAGCATGATAAGAGTTTTCACTAGATAATCGTCTTTACCTGGACTCAGAACAGAGAGGAACAATCTAGAAAGATTCTTAAGATTAAGGCTTAAAATTTTAAGGTGTCCCAGaatggtaattttaaaaatatgattaaatttACT
This window harbors:
- the LOC100629745 gene encoding ERI1 exoribonuclease 2 isoform X2 yields the protein MATKRLARQLGLIRRKSIVPANGNLGSSKSKQLFDYLIVIDFESTCWNDGKHHQSQEIIEFPAVLLNTSTGEIESEFHAYVQPQEHPILSEFCMELTGIKQAQVDEGVPLKICLSQFCKWIQKIQQQKKITFASGVADLSTSEVKLCAFVTWSDWDLGVCLEYECKRKQLLKPVFLNSWIDLRVTYKIFYKRKPKGLSGALQEVGLEFLGREHSGLDDSRNTALLAWKMIRDGCFMKITRPLKKVPTKKNPNILARNLNTNQVEETLACNSNIQGPSIFDSEPKNTINPHEKVKMTSVGVNPPIKVQQDQLQLKNDIKVDLHNVKSCFSLFNTKSSTSLGQLQSPSLDTPMQKQIKNERLAFNTKSKSSAIGSELVRVSTTLSSVNHVSDTEMSSALDCLPMLADWEDIALLPASQPEQSVDFMPAISDSNLDTSFNSGERLMVLKESEMLSHENLGGTEETCQKSETSQSIVYKSPHTTIYDVKEPKNPGSDVSDFKLPECKSSSFNSVNASMSHPSVLGKRPLLLGGTERSPSVPSAFPPAKNQTFTSHEEKPTSSLGSPGRRSSQKVLPSVLTSTVNLREPWKSGRMTPPLCKCGRRCKRLVVSNNGPNHGKVFYCCPIGKYQENRKCCGYFKWEQTLQKERANSIVLPHSPGGLAFSSPEISPICDRNVNFSTENSLRLRPSMRN
- the LOC100629745 gene encoding ERI1 exoribonuclease 2 isoform X3, translated to MELTGIKQAQVDEGVPLKICLSQFCKWIQKIQQQKKITFASGVADLSTSEVKLCAFVTWSDWDLGVCLEYECKRKQLLKPVFLNSWIDLRVTYKIFYKRKPKGLSGALQEVGLEFLGREHSGLDDSRNTALLAWKMIRDGCFMKITRPLKKVPTKKNPNILARNLNTNQVEETLACNSNIQGPSIFDSEPKNTINPHEKVKMTSVGVNPPIKVQQDQLQLKNDIKVDLHNVKSCFSLFNTKSSTSLGQLQSPSLDTPMQKQIKNERLAFNTKSKSSAIGSELVRVSTTLSSVNHVSDTEMSSALDCLPMLADWEDIALLPASQPEQSVDFMPAISDSNLDTSFNSGERLMVLKESEMLSHENLGGTEETCQKSETSQSIVYKSPHTTIYDVKEPKNPGSDVSDFKLPECKSSSFNSVNASMSHPSVLGKRPLLLGGTERSPSVPSAFPPAKNQTFTSHEEKPTSSLGSPGRRSSQKVLPSVLTSTVNLREPWKSGRMTPPLCKCGRRCKRLVVSNNGPNHGKVFYCCPIGKYQENRKCCGYFKWEQTLQKERANSIVLPHSPGGLAFSSPEISPICDRNVNFSTENSLRLRPSMRN
- the LOC100629745 gene encoding ERI1 exoribonuclease 2 isoform X1, with the protein product MQIKMTTKIKRGWHYKSQGLLPLKSSSVSSQSQYINNEGYTISLLAYSNRSVNGFVEHTGLFYIFRQLGLIRRKSIVPANGNLGSSKSKQLFDYLIVIDFESTCWNDGKHHQSQEIIEFPAVLLNTSTGEIESEFHAYVQPQEHPILSEFCMELTGIKQAQVDEGVPLKICLSQFCKWIQKIQQQKKITFASGVADLSTSEVKLCAFVTWSDWDLGVCLEYECKRKQLLKPVFLNSWIDLRVTYKIFYKRKPKGLSGALQEVGLEFLGREHSGLDDSRNTALLAWKMIRDGCFMKITRPLKKVPTKKNPNILARNLNTNQVEETLACNSNIQGPSIFDSEPKNTINPHEKVKMTSVGVNPPIKVQQDQLQLKNDIKVDLHNVKSCFSLFNTKSSTSLGQLQSPSLDTPMQKQIKNERLAFNTKSKSSAIGSELVRVSTTLSSVNHVSDTEMSSALDCLPMLADWEDIALLPASQPEQSVDFMPAISDSNLDTSFNSGERLMVLKESEMLSHENLGGTEETCQKSETSQSIVYKSPHTTIYDVKEPKNPGSDVSDFKLPECKSSSFNSVNASMSHPSVLGKRPLLLGGTERSPSVPSAFPPAKNQTFTSHEEKPTSSLGSPGRRSSQKVLPSVLTSTVNLREPWKSGRMTPPLCKCGRRCKRLVVSNNGPNHGKVFYCCPIGKYQENRKCCGYFKWEQTLQKERANSIVLPHSPGGLAFSSPEISPICDRNVNFSTENSLRLRPSMRN
- the LOC100629745 gene encoding ERI1 exoribonuclease 2 isoform X4; the protein is MATKRLARQLGLIRRKSIVPANGNLGSSKSKQLFDYLIVIDFESTCWNDGKHHQSQEIIEFPAVLLNTSTGEIESEFHAYVQPQEHPILSEFCMELTGIKQAQVDEGVPLKICLSQFCKWIQKIQQQKKITFASGVADLSTSEVKLCAFVTWSDWDLGVCLEYECKRKQLLKPVFLNSWIDLRVTYKIFYKRKPKGLSGALQEVGLEFLGREHSGLDDSRNTALLAWKMIRDGCFMKITRPLKKVPTKKNPNILARNLNTNQVEETLACNSNIQGPSIFDSEPKNTINPHEKVKMTSVGVNPPIKVQQDQLQLKNDIKVDLHNVKSCFSLFNTKSSTSLGQLQSPSLDTPMQKQIKNERLAFNTKSKSSAIGSELVVLKGVHPFPQLSHQPKTRPSLVMKKSPHHLLAPQGEGLPRRFSPLS